The Synergistaceae bacterium genome includes a region encoding these proteins:
- a CDS encoding HPF/RaiA family ribosome-associated protein yields MDIRFVTRGVEIKEDLKDYMENKMSKLERFFNRIIDSQIVVSFGRGLYTVEITSN; encoded by the coding sequence ATGGACATACGGTTCGTGACCAGGGGAGTCGAGATCAAGGAAGATTTAAAAGACTACATGGAAAACAAGATGTCCAAGCTAGAGAGGTTTTTCAACCGTATCATAGATAGTCAAATAGTCGTCAGCTTCGGCAGGGGCCTTTACACGGTGGAGATAACCTCCAAC